The genomic window TGGAAGCCTGCTTGTGACGTTAGTTGCAGGAGTTTGGACTTTGAAGTCACAAATCACTCAAGCGTCGGTCAGCAAAAACAGTGTACTTACCGCTCGCGTCCAACAAGGTGAATTCACCATCAAAGTCGCGGCACCCGGAGTGTTGGTACCGGAAGACATTCGCTGGGTAGCCAGCAACGTAGAAGGGAAAGTCGAACGTATTTTGAAAAAGCCAGGAGCCGTTGTTTCGCAAGGTGATTTGATTGTTGAACTGACAAACCCAGAGCTTCAACAAAAGGTAGAAGAACTCAATTGGGAGCGCCAAGCGCTGAGCGCTGAGCTCAATGCATTAAGTACCGATCAGCAAACACGATTACTCGACATGAAAGCGGCGGTTGCCAAAACCAACATGCAATATGAGCAAGCACGGATGCGCTTGAACGCGGAAGAAATCTTGATTAATCAAGGTAATGCTACTGTTTCAAAACTCGATTTTGAAAGCTCAAAATTAACCGTTGCTCAGCTAAAAGAAACGCTCGATATCGACAATCAACGAACTGAACAATTGCGTAAAAATCTAGCTGCTCAACTTGCAGCACACCAAGCACGCCTATCTAAGCTGGATAAAACCATTGAACGCGCTGAATTTGAACTAGCTTCGTTGCAAGTGAAAGCCCCTCTAGACGGTGTATTGCAAGCCATGCCTTTGGAACTTGGGCAACGCGTTTCACTTGGTAGCAATGTGGCGAAATTCGCCAAGGCGGGAGATCTTATTGCTGAACTAAAAGTACCCGAGCTTAAAGCGTCAAACGTTGTCGTAGGGCAGAAAGTGATCATCGACACGCGATTTAGCGAAATCGAGGGGATAGTTTCCCGTATTGACCCTGCGGTAACGCAAGGCACCGTTCAAGTGGATGTGACATTCAATCAGGCACTGCCACCCGAGGCGAGACCAGACTTATCCGTTGACGGTGAAATTGTGATCAATGCTAAAGCGAACGCCCTTTACATTAAGCGCCCTTCCGCATCACAAGAAAACCGCACCATGCCAATTTTTAAATTAAATCCAACAGGTTCAATCGCCGAGAAAACCACAGTGACCTTTGGATTAGCATCCAGTACAGAAATTGAAATCGTGGCGGGGCTAACAAAAGGCGACACGGTCATTATTTCAGAACAAACACAGCTAGCGCGTCACGAATCAATCACGTTAAACTAATTTTAGAGGGACTACGTCATGAATCATTTGATAGAACTAAACAACATTAAAAAAGTCTTCGTCAGCGATGACGTTGAAACACACGCTCTTACCGACATTCACTTAGTGATCAATAAAGGTGAATACGTGTCAATTTCTGGCCCTTCGGGTTGTGGCAAATCGACGTTACTATCCATTCTCGGATTACTCGACACGGCCACTTCAGGGTTGCACAAGTTAGCCGGTCACATCGTTGGTGACTTAGACAATAAATCAAGAGCGCTTGTACGCAACAAAGAAATTGGATTTATTTTCCAATCCTTTAACTTAATTAGTGAGTTAACGGTAGTTGAGAACATCGAATTACCATTAACCTACCGCAAAGACATCGACAAGAAAACACGTCGAGCGTTGGCTGAAGCAGCCCTCAAAAAGGTCGATATGAGTCATCGCTCTACGCACTATCCTTCGCAACTATCCGGTGGTCAACAACAACGTGTTGCCGTTGCTCGTGCGATAGTTGGTGCGCCATCGCTCATTCTTGCAGATGAACCGACAGGTAACTTGGATTCAAAAAATGCCAAACTGGTGATGGATTTGCTCGATACACTTCACGAAGAAGGTGCAACCATTTGTATGGTAACGCACGACCCGCGAGGTGCACAGCGCGCAGAACGGGTAATTGAAGTATTCGATGGTCGCATCATTGCGGATTCTGGTGCTCGTACTCAAACCACTGACGTGGCGTAGGAGGTCTGTATGTTTGATGATATCCGCTATGCCATGAGACGTTTGCTAAAAACGCCTAAATTCAGTGTATTAACAATATTTGTTATGACGACAGGCTTAAGCCTTTGCATCTTTATGGTCGGCTTTTTGCAATCAACGTTGCTTGCGCCTCTCCCATTTGAACATGGAGATAAAGTTCGAAAAGTCACCACTGTTGTCGACGGGGTAATTTATGACGGTCCAACGCTTCGCTTGCATGAGTTTGAAGAACTGCGTGAGAAACAACAAATATTCTCGCAGATCGATGCATATAAAATTGCAGGGGTGAACTTAAGCACCAGCGATAAAGTCATGCGCTATGAAACGCATTACGTAACCCCAGCTTTTTTCTCAATGTCGGATGGTCATGCAAGTCTTGGTCGCCTGTTTGAGCCAATGGACTTGGAAAAAGGCCACGATAAAGTTGCGGTTCTAAGTTACGTGCTATGGCAAGAATTGTATGCTGGTAATGAGCAAATTATTGGGGAAAAACTGCGTATTGATGGCGAAAACTATACCGTCATAGGTGTAACAAGCCAAGGTTACCGCTTTCCAGGCTCCGCTAAACTCTATTTGCCATTTACTGACACGACGCATGGCGTCAAACGTGAAAATTCACCTTACGTTGCTGTGCATGGTATGCTGCGCGACAATGTAAGTGACGCACAAGCGATGACCTTCATTCAGCAATTCTTTTCTGAGTTAAAAGAGCAATACCCTGAACTTAACTCAAACATTCAAGGCTACATTTGGACCTATCAAGATGAAATGGTGGGTAACGGTGGTGATAGCATTTTAGCAACGATGATGATTTCCGTTGCGCTCATTTTGTTACTCGCTTGTATCAATGTAGGTAATTTGCTGTTGTCTCGAGCGATTGAGCAGAATAAAGAAATCGCAATTCGCAGTGCGTTAGGTGCGCCTCGTGCGACGCTCATCAAACAAATGATGTGGGAGAGCGTGATCATCTGCTGTGTTTCAGGACTTTTTTCTATCTTGATTGCTGGATTCACAGTGAACCTAAGCGTGCAATATTTCTCGACTGGTATGCCAATCGAAGCACCTTACTACTGGCATGAAAACATGACGTCAGACACATTGTTCGCCGCAATCGCAATTTGTATTGCCACTATTTTTGTTACTGGCTTTT from Pseudoalteromonas xiamenensis includes these protein-coding regions:
- a CDS encoding efflux RND transporter periplasmic adaptor subunit, giving the protein MDYLNTTTTKKFPTKRIVIVGSLLVTLVAGVWTLKSQITQASVSKNSVLTARVQQGEFTIKVAAPGVLVPEDIRWVASNVEGKVERILKKPGAVVSQGDLIVELTNPELQQKVEELNWERQALSAELNALSTDQQTRLLDMKAAVAKTNMQYEQARMRLNAEEILINQGNATVSKLDFESSKLTVAQLKETLDIDNQRTEQLRKNLAAQLAAHQARLSKLDKTIERAEFELASLQVKAPLDGVLQAMPLELGQRVSLGSNVAKFAKAGDLIAELKVPELKASNVVVGQKVIIDTRFSEIEGIVSRIDPAVTQGTVQVDVTFNQALPPEARPDLSVDGEIVINAKANALYIKRPSASQENRTMPIFKLNPTGSIAEKTTVTFGLASSTEIEIVAGLTKGDTVIISEQTQLARHESITLN
- a CDS encoding ABC transporter ATP-binding protein; this translates as MNHLIELNNIKKVFVSDDVETHALTDIHLVINKGEYVSISGPSGCGKSTLLSILGLLDTATSGLHKLAGHIVGDLDNKSRALVRNKEIGFIFQSFNLISELTVVENIELPLTYRKDIDKKTRRALAEAALKKVDMSHRSTHYPSQLSGGQQQRVAVARAIVGAPSLILADEPTGNLDSKNAKLVMDLLDTLHEEGATICMVTHDPRGAQRAERVIEVFDGRIIADSGARTQTTDVA